One genomic region from Halobacteriovorax vibrionivorans encodes:
- the rpoZ gene encoding DNA-directed RNA polymerase subunit omega produces MARITIEDCLEKVENRYELVHLAAKRVKQLRDGADQLVKSKNKDVVTALREIAAGKVKHAPVSEYDSDEF; encoded by the coding sequence ATGGCAAGAATTACAATTGAAGACTGTTTAGAAAAAGTTGAGAACCGTTACGAGTTAGTTCACTTAGCAGCAAAGCGTGTTAAGCAATTAAGAGATGGTGCAGACCAACTTGTTAAGAGCAAAAACAAAGATGTTGTAACAGCACTTAGAGAAATTGCAGCTGGAAAAGTTAAGCATGCTCCAGTAAGTGAATACGATTCAGACGAATTTTAA